The Anabrus simplex isolate iqAnaSimp1 chromosome 5, ASM4041472v1, whole genome shotgun sequence sequence AATTTTCCATACTTTTGAAAGAAAAAAGACTTACTGAAATAAATTTACAACACAGTTGAGTAGATTAATGTACTGTTTGAAACAAATACCTACACTTATCTCCTGACAAAAAGGAAGGTCTTCTACTATTTTGTCTGTTTTATCATCGCCAAATCTCACATAACATATTAAAAGAACATCTCTGTTGCAGTCAATGGCCTCATCAAGCTGCAAACCAAAGTCCATCCCCTTCATTTCTTCTATAATCTGTTGGTGAAAATTCTCTCCTAAATCTTGAATTTGATGGCTGATAATACTTTCGGACAAGGGAATGGGTGAAAGCTGTTTTTCCGTGGACTCACCAAACATTGCAGACACTATATCAATAGTACATGATAAAACAAGTTCTTCTGCAATTGTATAGGGTTTCTTACAGTTAGCTATCCATTAAACTACCTTATAGGATGCCAGAAGAGCTTTGTTCGAGATTCTCGTCTGCATAGAAAGTTccaatttttgttctttctttcactcagCTTTCTAGAGAAATATTCTCTTGGTTTGCCCATGTCATTCTTATGAACACTTTCTAACTGGTGCTTCAATGGCACAATAGTGCACATGAAACCAAAATCTAGGTAACCATCATCGTATTTTCTATACTTGCGTTTACTGTCCTCATTGCCACTTTCCTTGTTATCCTCAATAAAGCTTCACTTTTTACTAGTACTTGCCAATTTAAACAATCTGTCCATAGTTTATAGTCAATCTCACAACACAATAAAAGTAACTGAAAACAGACAATCAATACtacatgttttgaatgttattaCAGCTTAATTTCCAGGTTATGGATCATGCAGGCTGACCAACAATGAAACTAAACAGCTAGTAATCATTACCAGAGATAACCTGTTACCGGTACTGAAATAACAGCGGCTTGGAAATATTCATGTGAACTCAGTTTCCAATGGTAGCGCGCGGCCGTAGTTGATGGCCGTGTACACTGTACAGGTCCTGCAAGGAAGCCTAGCTGAACTTACCGTTGTGCCGAGACTGCTATTATTATAGTCGGCATGATTTAATGCCCATTGTGGGGCTCCAGTGTGTCACACGAATGCTTAAATTTATTTGCAGACTCACTGAAAAGCGCATTCTTAGGCTTTTTACAGTATATCATCAAGCGCATAGTGCAGGGAAGCAGGAAGAGTATGTGTGTattcaatattttacatatattacGTAGTTGAATTTGCGTTTGTTGTATTACATGCGCTGAGATCTTGCTTGGTCACTGATCAACCTGCCATGAGATTCGTTACTTCAGCTAGCCAATGTAATGGGCCAGAGTGGAGTGGAACAACTGAGCCCACCCGAACGCTGCCAAAGGTCTGTGAGGTTTCTGAAGCAAGCTCACAGGCGATCCAGTTCACACAAACACACATTTCCTTGAAAGCagtcaatgaaagaaaataaaattgaagGGAGAAAATACAAATATGTGACAATATCTCTAAGACAGAAAAAATTGTTTTCTTGTCAATTTTCTCTGTAAGTGGACACAGCTGTTTTCTTCATCGTTAATACGGAAAATTTCACGCTGTCCGTGGAAATAATTCAAATTTCCCCAGGGCACCATGGCGCACTGATTGAAAACCACTGTTCTAAGGTAATCTAGAAGTATCCTTGATGTGTCGCGTTGTTGCCGAACTTATAATCCGATAATCGAAGATACGGTCTCGTAGACCGCACACATGTGATTGAAGGTTAAATATACTTTGTGAAAGTGAAGATCTAATAATAACCTAACATTTCTCTGATTGCCTATCCTCCAGTAACATTCTTAATAGAATTACATGAGAACTTAAATATCAATTCTTTTTCTTCCAGGGATCAAGTTCCAGGTAGTTCAAGTTACCGCAATGCAACCAGTAGTCCTGACAGTCAGTATGGCTTCAGCAGTCGACCAACTCCTGTCGAGGTGGAGACTCATCCTGCACCATATAGTCGTGACCCTCGTTCTGCTGGAGCCAACCCTCAGGTgtcacaacagcaacaacaacagcaacagcaaggtTCTCGTAGTGGTGGGCCGTTCATGACTGAGGGCAGCGTATCTTCAATCCAAGTTGAAGGTTATGGACAGAGGTACTACATGTGGGGACCTCCTCCTCCATATTCAAACCCCAACTCTGCACACAACAGCCCAGCACGTCGCGAGCCAATTCTCAATGTGCTGACTCAACATACGGCCAACACGGGTAATGGACCAGGCAATCCTGCTACCACTAGTCCCTCATCAAGGTTCCACCACCAACACCATCaccatcttcatcatcaccatcatcactgtCAAATGAATCAGCAACAAGGGTCACAGCCTCAAGAGGGTCAAGTGCCTCAAGGTGATATTATCGTGCCAGTACCAGGAGGGCTTGTAAAACACATGCAACGGCATCGTATTGTTGGGGGAATGAGACGTTTCCAAGACCAAAGACGTTTTGATGAATTCTCCTCATCATCTGGTGATGGTGTTATCAATATGAGTGAAGGTGATAAAAGTGTAATTGTAGAGAACTATATGAATACTAGTGAAGCTGAAATGGCTACCTCCGGTGATGCAACAAGTGAAAATAACACAGACTCCTCTACTGGAGGCAAGGACAGAATAAGTAACACTTTACCTGCACGTAAAACAAAGAAACGTATAGATATTTCTTCTGTGAAATCTGTAGCTAATATTCCATTCTCTTTAGATCATCCGATGAACCAAAAATCATCACCAAGTCATTTTGTAGGTGTTAATAATCAAAATTCTAGTAGTGGTTTTCCAAGAACTAATGTACAGATGTTATTTGGACAACAGGGTTGCCATGATGGTAAAATGACCATAGAAGAAGCTGAAGAGACTTATCAACATTCCTTGTCCAGTGGAGGAACACGGTCTACGAAGGACGGTAGTGGTTCACCTCCTGTGGGCAACATGTCTCCTCGAGTACGTTATATGTCTCACCTTCAGGGTGTTACTAATGCTGCGTTTCAAGAGCAAGAAGGATGTTCTCAAGGGAACAAGAGTGAGCCTACAGAATCAGAAGTGTACTTTGCAGATGTCTCCTCTTGCTGCAATGTCTCTGTGCGAAATGATGGTCAAGACTCCTCTCTATATGATGAAGCTGTCGATCCACAAAAGCAGAGATTGATGATCTTAACTCAGCGTGAGGGTCAGTCCAGTGGAGGACACCTCCAGAGATTACCAGAGACATTTGCGATGTCtgataaaaatcaccaccaccatcgacGACTTCTTCAGGCAGAAGTTATGGGTAGTGGGAATCATCATCCATTCCAGAGACATCCAATGTCAGACATGATGTCTGATAAGGGACATCCACACCATCATAGACTTCTAAGTTCAGATGGCAGTACCTTGACATGCACAGGCTCTGATGAACAAGAACTGTCAAGTAACTGCTTTAGTTACCAAAGACAGTCATCTACTCGGAATCGAATGCCCTTCCCTTTGCCTCACCATCCAAGTATGGTGAAACAAGATTCTTCAGCTATTgaagaagatatagaagaaggTGTATGTCGGCAAAATGTGCCGTGTAATAGAGACTTTTTGGAATCTGAAATGTTACGTCAACCAGGCAATACAAGAACAGATATACCAAAAGATCCATCCCAGCAAAGCATGTCTGTATCAAGTAATAGTACTGGTTCACCACTAACCGAAAACAATGAAAATTCTTTTATTTCACCTATGTCAGTATCAACTTCATCACCTGGAAGTTTTCCTAGTGAGCAAGCTGGCAACTGTGGAGCTTATTATCGTAATGAAAATGGCAGTCTCACAGAGATTGTCACCCCATCAGGTACACCAGTGATGTCTAATACTGGAGGTGAAGTTTTTGATAACTATCCACAACCTCAGAAGATTCCATATGAACAAAATTCTATAATGCAACAAACAAGGTTACATcacttacagcagcaacaacaacagcaacagcagcaacaacagcagcaacagcaaagAAATAATAACTTTCACAATCAAAATCATGACACTCAGAATGAATATATGCACAGTGGCGATCAGCATTTCTTGGCTCCTGATGCACAGTATGAGACAATCCCTCAGCAGGCTCCACAAAATGCAGTCCAGCAGGCTTACCAGTGTCACCTACATCAAAAGAACTTTGGACAATCCAGAGAAGACTTTAATGGTAATACTCCACCAAACAGTCCAGGCAAGAATAACTTGCCTCCAAGTCGAACCAATATGATGACAAGTTCGTCTATGAATATGTCGTCTCCTGCTCGTAGGCGACTGAATCTTCCACTCCATGTGACAACACCTGGagcaaataacaacaataatgctAACAACAACATGATGGACAGTCTGTATCACACAGCAACCAgtactgaggaagaagagtctgaATCACATCAACAACAGTCATCTTCTAACTGTTACAGTGATGCTACAATGGACTCTGGTTGCCACAGTGGTTCAGAATTTGCTTCCAGACGTCGAGGAGGAAGTGCTAGGGCCTCAGTTCGAGGTAGTACTGGAGGAGCGGGAAGTGCGAAGCCCATGGGTATGATGACAGATGATGACAGTGAGGGACAAACTATTCCTGTCTCTAATATGAGATCGGTGAATGTTTGAAAGAACTGATCATGTAAATATTACGCAGTCTTGTATAATGACCAATAAATAGAAAAAAGCATGTACAAACAAAATGTTATCATCAAACTGaaacatattttcttttagagagcatttataaattaatttttaaaggtaTATAGCCATGTAAAGTGTTTTATATACTGAGGACAATATTTATAATGCAATGTCCACTTGTCTGAAGATGAAATGTTTTTGATAATGGAATCTTAATCCATTATCTCCAGTTTATGACATACTtaattatgtaaaatatatatgatattaaaacagtTTCATTCCTAACTCCATGAAAGTTTCTAACGAAGCAAATCATTGAAAATTCAACTGATGCTCTCTTGCCCTATATGAAGCCCAGTATTTGGATATCATATCTGTGTAGGTCAAATGTTTGAATGAAAGTTCTTTGTTAAAATATACAAGCCCTACTAGGCTATAAAATCCACATATTTTGGCTTCATATGTTCATACCAGTACCTTAATACAGTCTATATTTTTTAAGATCTATGATGAAATCAGTGAGTGGTTTGTAGCTGTGAGCTAGTTTAAGCTTTATTATTTTCCCACTGTAAAGAAAAGAAACTGTCTTCTCCTACAGTTtgaaaacaagtaaataaatataaaattctaTTATGTTTAAAAGTATAATCATTTTCTGTATACTAATGTCTACTTAACTTGTACTAAAATGTGAATTAAATTGCCTCATTATTGTAAAATTCTTGAATTTACAACAAAGACTTGTGttttactgtaaaaaaaaaaagtaagaaatgGTACATACTGTAAATATAATTGATAATAAGGCTTCGTACTAATTTTATCTGTATAAAAATTATTTGAAGATCAAGCCCTGAATACTGACAATTATGTGTgttgaaatttaatgaaaattttgaGTTATCAGTATTCCAAAATGCATATAGCGATATCGAATCTTTCAGAGAATTCTTCGTGAAGATCAGCTATGACCTGCACAAGGTGACCATACATCCCACATTTTGATTTGTGTCCTGCTGTCCAAAAAATGGTTGCAGGATGCATGGATGTTCCACTTTGAGCCTCTCAATTCTCAACGTACCTAAAAATCATGCCTTTGCTGGTCAGATGTAGTGTTTAtggtgtactatgtcttctggaattggttagaataaatttgttactttcattcgcctgtctcagtctcatccttagctttgacaatacgaaagtgactgaggtatgagtgatgctagtaataccgttccttatacagccagtccctgttatgaatggtgtaaaaatgtcgctcatagggttggttggtgaatgcatttcagtgggcttggcagactgatatgtaatagtaacttcttataatcattataaaattcaaagccatttcttattaacagtgctgatgtagttaattttattattattattattattattattattattattattattattattattattattattattattattattattaattatttacagtcgtattggctcagtgaggaaagcaatgggaaactacctaactcctaatttccctagtacttctcttcaatgatgcctaggttGTCTTTGACAGAttttggcagagctgttgaggatcaaaccagccttcgggctgaatacccaacatacaacatacagtacatacctAAAATCAGTGGTCATCAGTGATTATCTATATATAAAACActaatgtgtatgtttcacaaaactaatgctcttaaaccagagggagttaaaaggtgcagtttgtaccaaaatcttctaaatcatctcaatagtacaggagaaatcttgcatttcttgaaaagtcaacagaaatttatttatttattatttatttatttatttatttatttatctgtctgtctgtctgtctgtctgtctgtctgtctgtctgtctgtctgtctgtctgtctgtctgtctgtctgtctgtctgtctgtctgtctgtctgtctgtctgtctgtctgtctgtctatatggaCCCAGTTTGTTTTGCCATCACTACCATAGAAACCCAAAACCACAAAGATGTTGTGCCCTTTACTTTCTATTCACGGCGCTGCCTAGGTCATAGAGCCTGCCCttactgtcagccatctttaagatggCAATGAGCTTTTTTCCGTATGGAGTAGCCTAGAATACTTCTGCTGGTGCTGCCTGTATTGACCGCAGGCGCCGCCTATAAGACTGAAAGTCATGGTTTATCTCAAGCAAGCAAGTCGTATAGTTTAGAATTTGACCACTGGCACTGGATATAAGACGAGATTTCATTGTACAAGTTTTGTATCTTGCAGTAAATGGCCGCGCTGAGCTATAAAATGTAGATTGTGATAAAGTCattggttttgtttccttttaatTGTGCTAATATAGGAATGAAAGTTATGATGAAAGAGAAGACTATTTACAGACTGAAAGTCTTGCCTTATGTCAAGTAAGTTGTATAGTTTTGTCTCTTATAGTGAATGGTCGAGCTGTGCAATGATACACAGCCTTTGTTTCCTTTGCAATTTCATCATGCCTTGACAACGTGCTATTATAGGATACAACACGTCAAATACTGAAACACTACGTGTACTATGCAATAATGAGAGTTATGATGAGAGAGAAACCATTTAGAGACTAAAAGGGCAAACCAGTCTTTGCGAAATAGGGAAACTTCCCTGGAACGGAATGATTATCTCAAGATTGTGAAGGACATAGGTCACAAAGAAATAGAGAAACATCTGTGTTGATAGAGAACAGCGTATGATCAGAGATCGCACCAGGCATGCAACAACAATATCATAATGTGATTAGAACACGTAATTCTAATAATATTGTAATCTATGGTAGAATTGTAATTGCTGAACATTGTAACCGCCCTGGATATAGAAGAGGCAGTCCATTATCCAActgaatttctaaattctttgactCCTGGAACTAATCTCAACAAACTGATTTTAAAAGCAGGTTCCCCTATATTATTGCTTCGCAACCCAAACTCACCAAAATTACGTAATGGCACAAGATTGCTGATCAAATCATTAAAATGAATTCTACCTGAGTGCACGATCCTCATTGGGTGTGAGGCCGGTGAAATTGTTTTGATCCCTTGAATACCAATGATAACCACCGACCTACCATTTTAGTTTAAAAACCCTCCAGTTTCCAGTAAAAGTATGTTttagtatgaccattaataaagcacagggcCAAACTCTAAATGTTACAGACCTAGATCTGAGCGTTGAATGTTTTTCTCGTGGTAAACTTTGTGGCCCCGTCACATGTTACTTCCAAAGTAAATGTATTCGGGTTGGCCTAGATAGAGAGACACGTAACATAGTATGTGCGAGAGATATGTAGTATATAATGCCAACCATGTGAAGCCAGGGCAGATCAGCTAGTATAATTTATTTTGAGTCAGAATGGATATGATACCCATCTTGCATCACACAAAGCTTCTTAGAAATGGAAAGTGATTCACCTGCAGTTGGTATCCTTGATGTTTGGTTTAAACTGTTTTCTTAATCATATATTTTGTACAATATTGATATTGATAAGCAGTGTTCTGTAAGGATAGTGtatcttgtgattttatgtgaGGCTTGCACCAATGTTTTATGGCTTAAATCTGCTTAGTTGGACACATGACGTAAGATACTACTAACAAATAAGATTCCCACATTTAAAGTTCACAAACCTTGGGATTTTCATCGTGTGCAACATCTAATCGAGACAGTTATGCTGACTTCCAGGCTAGATCGACCAACATCACAACTATAATATGCTAGTtatgtacagtgaaaccttgttagtgtgaTCCTCATTATCGCGTTTTCTCACTTAATAtgttgtaaattcaaagtcccaattccAATTGTATTAAAATGTGTATAAAAATACCTCCCTTATCTCATCACATATTTTCACTATTTTCCCTAGCTTTGGAAATTTTCTTTGGCATCCCTTGTGAAAGAACATGATTTCCAACACAGTTAAGTGCCCCCGACACAAGAGGCAGGTTCGGCAAAGTTGTGCAATAATGGGAAAatgccttgaattcctgaacttcacagcgTAAAAACATTTGGGAAGCAAGTGTTGGCCTccggaatgttcagttttgcttgctggtcaGCATTGATATTGCTGACTAACCCAGTGAGCCTGTttatgcttgtattttgcattccattcagaagttagaaatttggTCTCTGTTGAGtagtacagtgaagggtagcgaatatttgtcacgtgataacCTATTTACTGTACATATGAGGAACATACACATTTCATAGTTGGGCccatattgatggatatgacttacttTTTACAAAAAACTTTAGTttgttttccacctaatcaatacaatttattctcAAACAGTACTAGTTTTGACTGTACATAGCAGTCGTCGTCCTCAGCTATTAATCAAAAAATTAGCATACGTGTGACTGAAGATGTCATaaacgaagagagagagagagagagaaagtgtgtgtgtgtgtgtgtgtgtgtgtgtgtgtgtgtgcgtgcgtgcgcgtgcgtgtgtttttttctttcttttaaactTCCTGAGTTAAGGCtacaaatacaaacacataaaataCACCAATGTACACATTAAAATTCACACATTAGACATTTGATAAATGGTCAAGTGTATTTGAATAAAAACAATAGGTCACAAGATCAATTacacttaaaatgatttcaaaaccGCACTTATGTCGACAAAAAGATGACATAAGAAGTAACTGTCTATTAATAGTAAAATATGCATTACTAGAAAAATATCACAGTATTGATGAACATAAAATTGATTAATTGTTGATGTGCCTGTCAACGCCGTATCACTGAAGGAACAATCTTCTTTTGTTACTATGgctcaaggtaactagaataaaaggtaggctactccggcagttgaagcttccattggctggagcgctatgacgtcacgcaaTATGAACAATAGCGAGTAAGGTACatagtcgcagtacagcaagcctgtgagttctcgtgcctgtgaaacatcttctcaaccTTCAttaaataatagtctggtttagtctgATTCGATAAGTAAcagcacttccaatagattttaaaacgtgaaaatgcgttaaattttgtcacatgctgagcaggcagaacatcaactatcaaatacatgacatataatacgataagaaataaaataccgccatgcaactcaaaataatttatttatttcctgatgaagtaaatatttatatcaaatggcataggaaaatatacatcatatcgacatatttatggaattatattaaattattaaagcgTACGTGTCAGGAGACCAGGAACCAGCCCAAAGcctagccttcttattggcatattttctcagtggtagttccttactctttgcattaaaatgccatatcctagtAAATGTCCTAGTCCTTACGTAGATACAAtctattttgtcatggaatactggaaattttgacttaataatagaaataagagttttcattatgtttttgcatctggatacagtcttgccgtaaaacacaccaaatgaaatttcgaactgggctatgatttttaaccactcatgattGGGATGTGTGAAGCCCCCTTTCGAAATAACAGAGATCCAGTAACATGTCTCTTCTCACAAGACATTTTTATCTTTctttgtatttactgtatatcggatcacggatactgtattatttcacgagcttcgaaacatatgcagaaatataagttattagctcataataatgttaatgttattggattttatgtcccactaactatgtattagagcactgagacaggatcaaacctgcgaagttgggctaagaaggccagcgctctaccatttgagttgctactcagcccggctattagcagataaaaataattagagaaaatatgattttcattcagtcatttatatctgacacctttttaccgtacgagctgtaataatggagatattcaagagattattacaaagtgtttcaacaaccaagcattgctgatgaggaagtattgttatgccatcacagtagcaaactaactggctatgatggttgttgtcgttattgtctttataatatgcaaaataataataatgttatttgtattacatctcactaacaacatttacggttttctgagactcgaggtgccataattttgtcccacgggagttcttttacgtgccgacaatttatatcgccacacacgtttccataatatgttgactgcattttaatcagtacagtggttctacttcagatactgacaacatgaACACTGTTCAcatagtgaaccactataaaattattatgtatccatgatccgatatacagtaaatacgtagaaagagacaaaaatgttggtcggtcggtcacttgctttcttggcttatgctgcgcgaaccatcaacgatagaccccaagtgtaagtgtacgaattgtagagcatagaaacctctacaaaagtTCAcaatggcacatacctatttccaacagGCTGCCccctagaagcgattttatgctatagtccgcgTTAAAAAATATAActcattaaaatgaaataattatttcgatattatcctcgagttcctcatcaaaataaattgtttgacctcatccagtattttataaggatcacaataaccttgtcaggacattatttgcatgaatggttcagaagttatgaccattttagactgtagtggtaatacgtgtcagcaggacgggcgagcgctgtctcatatcacatgacgtcacgcagaaggcagccagggagagaaacaagtgagcgcgatgagGGAA is a genomic window containing:
- the LOC136874391 gene encoding protein bunched, class 2/F/G isoform isoform X2 gives rise to the protein MATPAPDAQSSVEPCSGSAVELLEPKLDEADAVQPMPPALPPRPPPRPRQQTTQQQLEQVEEAVSAAPEPPGTPRVLRRSCWLRKYVFLCTACGGLAVLLGALFLTVYFMLRSYTSSLNYFETVPTYVPAAMLIVTGLIVMCLAGRRNRYGYLIKLCGGCCLACAVLCVVVTITTTVIHMNRLQTLRECVYTQKTQTCTCYSFIHEPSAVERGDEGVRYVFNSTPDCEVIHGALYSCLRAMFGLSVIGILICIFSCMLVYQLLSHEKKKMYWEQLEMRCRYLYRQQRNPHHCTCCDECRYPPPHELFPWEVMDDRYWTPGRVGNLYSPNPGEEGSSSNQRATSGWSWRRLPWARGTSNPAPTSSSQAGRDQVPGSSSYRNATSSPDSQYGFSSRPTPVEVETHPAPYSRDPRSAGANPQVSQQQQQQQQQGSRSGGPFMTEGSVSSIQVEGYGQRYYMWGPPPPYSNPNSAHNSPARREPILNVLTQHTANTGNGPGNPATTSPSSRFHHQHHHHLHHHHHHCQMNQQQGSQPQEGQVPQGDIIVPVPGGLVKHMQRHRIVGGMRRFQDQRRFDEFSSSSGDGVINMSEGDKSVIVENYMNTSEAEMATSGDATSENNTDSSTGGKDRISNTLPARKTKKRIDISSVKSVANIPFSLDHPMNQKSSPSHFVGVNNQNSSSGFPRTNVQMLFGQQGCHDGKMTIEEAEETYQHSLSSGGTRSTKDGSGSPPVGNMSPRVRYMSHLQGVTNAAFQEQEGCSQGNKSEPTESEVYFADVSSCCNVSVRNDGQDSSLYDEAVDPQKQRLMILTQREGQSSGGHLQRLPETFAMSDKNHHHHRRLLQAEVMGSGNHHPFQRHPMSDMMSDKGHPHHHRLLSSDGSTLTCTGSDEQELSSNCFSYQRQSSTRNRMPFPLPHHPSMVKQDSSAIEEDIEEGVCRQNVPCNRDFLESEMLRQPGNTRTDIPKDPSQQSMSVSSNSTGSPLTENNENSFISPMSVSTSSPGSFPSEQAGNCGAYYRNENGSLTEIVTPSGTPVMSNTGGEVFDNYPQPQKIPYEQNSIMQQTRLHHLQQQQQQQQQQQQQQQQRNNNFHNQNHDTQNEYMHSGDQHFLAPDAQYETIPQQAPQNAVQQAYQCHLHQKNFGQSREDFNGNTPPNSPGKNNLPPSRTNMMTSSSMNMSSPARRRLNLPLHVTTPGANNNNNANNNMMDSLYHTATSTEEEESESHQQQSSSNCYSDATMDSGCHSGSEFASRRRGGSARASVRGSTGGAGSAKPMGMMTDDDSEGQTIPVSNMRSVNV
- the LOC136874391 gene encoding protein bunched, class 2/F/G isoform isoform X1, with the protein product MATPAPDAQSSVEPCSGSAVELLEPKLDEADAVQPMPPALPPRPPPRPRQQTTQQQLEQVEEAVSAAPEPPGTPRGKSTVLRRSCWLRKYVFLCTACGGLAVLLGALFLTVYFMLRSYTSSLNYFETVPTYVPAAMLIVTGLIVMCLAGRRNRYGYLIKLCGGCCLACAVLCVVVTITTTVIHMNRLQTLRECVYTQKTQTCTCYSFIHEPSAVERGDEGVRYVFNSTPDCEVIHGALYSCLRAMFGLSVIGILICIFSCMLVYQLLSHEKKKMYWEQLEMRCRYLYRQQRNPHHCTCCDECRYPPPHELFPWEVMDDRYWTPGRVGNLYSPNPGEEGSSSNQRATSGWSWRRLPWARGTSNPAPTSSSQAGRDQVPGSSSYRNATSSPDSQYGFSSRPTPVEVETHPAPYSRDPRSAGANPQVSQQQQQQQQQGSRSGGPFMTEGSVSSIQVEGYGQRYYMWGPPPPYSNPNSAHNSPARREPILNVLTQHTANTGNGPGNPATTSPSSRFHHQHHHHLHHHHHHCQMNQQQGSQPQEGQVPQGDIIVPVPGGLVKHMQRHRIVGGMRRFQDQRRFDEFSSSSGDGVINMSEGDKSVIVENYMNTSEAEMATSGDATSENNTDSSTGGKDRISNTLPARKTKKRIDISSVKSVANIPFSLDHPMNQKSSPSHFVGVNNQNSSSGFPRTNVQMLFGQQGCHDGKMTIEEAEETYQHSLSSGGTRSTKDGSGSPPVGNMSPRVRYMSHLQGVTNAAFQEQEGCSQGNKSEPTESEVYFADVSSCCNVSVRNDGQDSSLYDEAVDPQKQRLMILTQREGQSSGGHLQRLPETFAMSDKNHHHHRRLLQAEVMGSGNHHPFQRHPMSDMMSDKGHPHHHRLLSSDGSTLTCTGSDEQELSSNCFSYQRQSSTRNRMPFPLPHHPSMVKQDSSAIEEDIEEGVCRQNVPCNRDFLESEMLRQPGNTRTDIPKDPSQQSMSVSSNSTGSPLTENNENSFISPMSVSTSSPGSFPSEQAGNCGAYYRNENGSLTEIVTPSGTPVMSNTGGEVFDNYPQPQKIPYEQNSIMQQTRLHHLQQQQQQQQQQQQQQQQRNNNFHNQNHDTQNEYMHSGDQHFLAPDAQYETIPQQAPQNAVQQAYQCHLHQKNFGQSREDFNGNTPPNSPGKNNLPPSRTNMMTSSSMNMSSPARRRLNLPLHVTTPGANNNNNANNNMMDSLYHTATSTEEEESESHQQQSSSNCYSDATMDSGCHSGSEFASRRRGGSARASVRGSTGGAGSAKPMGMMTDDDSEGQTIPVSNMRSVNV
- the LOC136874391 gene encoding uncharacterized protein isoform X3, whose translation is MATPAPDAQSSVEPCSGSAVELLEPKLDEADAVQPMPPALPPRPPPRPRQQTTQQQLEQVEEAVSAAPEPPGTPRGKSTVLRRSCWLRKYVFLCTACGGLAVLLGALFLTVYFMLRSYTSSLNYFETVPTYVPAAMLIVTGLIVMCLAGRRNRYGYLIKLCGGCCLACAVLCVVVTITTTVIHMNRLQTLRECVYTQKTQTCTCYSFIHEPSAVERGDEGVRYVFNSTPDCEVIHGALYSCLRAMFGLSVIGILICIFSCMLVYQLLSHEKKKMYWEQLEMRCRYLYRQQRNPHHCTCCDECRYPPPHELFPWEVMDDRDQVPGSSSYRNATSSPDSQYGFSSRPTPVEVETHPAPYSRDPRSAGANPQVSQQQQQQQQQGSRSGGPFMTEGSVSSIQVEGYGQRYYMWGPPPPYSNPNSAHNSPARREPILNVLTQHTANTGNGPGNPATTSPSSRFHHQHHHHLHHHHHHCQMNQQQGSQPQEGQVPQGDIIVPVPGGLVKHMQRHRIVGGMRRFQDQRRFDEFSSSSGDGVINMSEGDKSVIVENYMNTSEAEMATSGDATSENNTDSSTGGKDRISNTLPARKTKKRIDISSVKSVANIPFSLDHPMNQKSSPSHFVGVNNQNSSSGFPRTNVQMLFGQQGCHDGKMTIEEAEETYQHSLSSGGTRSTKDGSGSPPVGNMSPRVRYMSHLQGVTNAAFQEQEGCSQGNKSEPTESEVYFADVSSCCNVSVRNDGQDSSLYDEAVDPQKQRLMILTQREGQSSGGHLQRLPETFAMSDKNHHHHRRLLQAEVMGSGNHHPFQRHPMSDMMSDKGHPHHHRLLSSDGSTLTCTGSDEQELSSNCFSYQRQSSTRNRMPFPLPHHPSMVKQDSSAIEEDIEEGVCRQNVPCNRDFLESEMLRQPGNTRTDIPKDPSQQSMSVSSNSTGSPLTENNENSFISPMSVSTSSPGSFPSEQAGNCGAYYRNENGSLTEIVTPSGTPVMSNTGGEVFDNYPQPQKIPYEQNSIMQQTRLHHLQQQQQQQQQQQQQQQQRNNNFHNQNHDTQNEYMHSGDQHFLAPDAQYETIPQQAPQNAVQQAYQCHLHQKNFGQSREDFNGNTPPNSPGKNNLPPSRTNMMTSSSMNMSSPARRRLNLPLHVTTPGANNNNNANNNMMDSLYHTATSTEEEESESHQQQSSSNCYSDATMDSGCHSGSEFASRRRGGSARASVRGSTGGAGSAKPMGMMTDDDSEGQTIPVSNMRSVNV